ATGTTCCGTTATTTTGTTGTCTGAGATTTGCCAGATATCCCGCTAGATGACCTCAAGAGTCTCGGATACTCCGATGTCATTCCTTACTTCTCACATTTTACAGTTAATGAGACAGTACACAACAAAAACACCCATGATAAGAGAGTGATCAAAGTAGGGCTCCACAACCAGGGTCAAAACATCGTTGCCCAAATCAACTCCACCTGCTGATTTCTTTCTCTTCAACTGTCCATGAAAACAGGATATGTTAATTCTATCACCTGAGCAATGAGCTCTCAGTTCTACAAGAATGACAGAATGAGAAAAGTTAATAGAATAAATTCACCTCTGCAACGAGCCCCCCATACTGGTCTACTAGTTTGCACGCTGACTTGCAACTAGTACTCCAGCTGTGGATCTTATAATGGCGTGGCTGATTCTCATCTAACCCCACGATAACCTCGCATGGTGAGTCCCCTCTTGGAATCCTAAAGGTTTTCCTAACTTGGAAACCAGGTCTTTTCATTTCAATCTCTTTGTCTGTGGATCTGTAGCCCTCCCAAAACCTGAACAACTTGAATCTCTACAAAAACGCAAACTATGAATATATAAGTAACAGTCTCAAACTTTTCAAAATAATGCAATTCATTACCTTTTACCTTTCTTGGTACTGTGAAGAGGACCTTGCCGTTGGAATCCATAAGATTAACTTCATCTCTAAAATTGCAATTGTAGTTATCAACACGGTACACAAGTTGACCCTTCGAGTCAAAGACACTGCAACCTTTGCAACCAAGCACTAGAGACTTCATCCATATTGTATAAGTTTCTTGTTTGGAAGTGAAGTAGCAGGAGGCAGAGGGAATTACTACTTGGGGATGAACCTTTGCAGTCATAAAGTTGGATTTACTCACCAACATCTATTGAACATTTAGAAGCAAGCTATGTAGGGAGGTTTAGTAGATATATATTGAGCATAACAATATGATCATTTGAAAGATTGGCATAGGAGAACTAGATATTCGTTGTTTAAGTTCTTGGACTTGTTCTTTTGCAATAAAAAAACCACCCctgaaaaaaatagtaataagtGATCATTATATTAAAAAGCACCCACTTTTCATATGTGGCTATGCATGTGTACTCGAACCTTATCATTTAAATGATTCTATATATGGAGCTTTCACTGTTGCATTCTGGAGATTTAGTCAGTTGATCTCCCACTTGGTGGTTTTATTATGGAGTTAACGTTGCGTACACGGTAAGTTTCATGTTCTTGATCCACTAGTACTGTAGATACAACCACTTCCTATGTATTTTGAACACTATGTCGTGCTTTGTGTGATTAGATACCGGACAACGGTGGAATCCTTATCAAGAAGTACTGCCATGTATCACTAGACAATATGAACCACATTCATGCACTGATAGATGAGGCTTTCTTCAAGCAAAAATGTTGTATAGCATGAGAAATCCGTCATCATTTTATAAActtcaatttatattttgtagaaAATATCGATTGTATTACATACCAATTGCCTAGCTTGGTGACAGTCATATGATTAACATCTTGGATATTGTCTAAATTTCTCACAAAACTCTAACGTTGCTGTCCCACAccaacccaacaaaaaaaaaaaaacaccggATTCCCTCTCCATGGCTGCCTAGTGGACATTAGACTAAGAtagatggggggggggggggggggggggggggggggggggggggtggggtgggATGTGGGGGGTAATTGAGAAACCTTGTGGCTGGTATTCAATGACAAATGCTTAAAATATCACCAAACAGTGACTTGAGATCCTATACAACTGGCCAGCATAGAAACAAGCTTCCTGcaatattattttgtgaaaGAATGTGCTTGTTTCTGTCTCTCTCAGCAGGTCTTGGCCTTTCTCTGGCGGCATTTAGTAATGAGTATTCCACTACCAGTTTTGTGGATGTGATTTAGGTAAAATGGACGAGAAATCCTAGACCTCTTCTTTAATGTATATTATTATCTCCACTGACATTAACATCCGAGGGAGCTGAATGGGTTCCTTAATATTATATGATCCCCATGGAATTCTGgttaaatttcttattttcccTTTAGGCCTTTTTCTGGAGTCTGGATAATTGTAAGCCACTCAAATTAAATAAGGAAAGTCGGTTAACTTAtatgattaatttataatataaagtttATTCTCCCCCTGTTATTCAAATCCGCCTTCAAGAAATGATAAGATTTTATATTCGGTAAACTGGTTCCCCTCATCTTCATTGCATTTGGATGTGAAAACATGAcatgaaattcaaatttgagTACCCATAGTTTGAATTGGCATGGAGAAAAGATTATGGGGTATGTAGCCTGTGTCCAAATTATTCTGTGGGATGCAATAAAAAGACACCAGTGTAGTCTAAAAAAATGGCTACGGGACGTCATGTGTTATATAAAACACATGTAGATTAGCAACTCATGATCCGATAAAAATTGTTTAAAGTTGTTTGtatcaatatttcttttaacATCATGCAAAGCTATTTTCCCCTTCAACAGTTCGAGAGTTTGTTTCCAAGGAAGCTTATTAGGTACTCCTGGAATATGGATAGTACGATGCTTTCATCATATTACCACGTGCCATGTAATTAAATTTCTTACATAAACACCAATTTTAATTGACATGACATATTATCTTATGATAAGATGAGAGTATTCTGTATCGATTTTTTTGGATTACCTAATAA
This Carya illinoinensis cultivar Pawnee chromosome 11, C.illinoinensisPawnee_v1, whole genome shotgun sequence DNA region includes the following protein-coding sequences:
- the LOC122280626 gene encoding protein LURP-one-related 11-like codes for the protein MLVSKSNFMTAKVHPQVVIPSASCYFTSKQETYTIWMKSLVLGCKGCSVFDSKGQLVYRVDNYNCNFRDEVNLMDSNGKVLFTVPRKRFKLFRFWEGYRSTDKEIEMKRPGFQVRKTFRIPRGDSPCEVIVGLDENQPRHYKIHSWSTSCKSACKLVDQYGGLVAELKRKKSAGGVDLGNDVLTLVVEPYFDHSLIMGVFVVYCLINCKM